Genomic segment of Strix aluco isolate bStrAlu1 chromosome 8, bStrAlu1.hap1, whole genome shotgun sequence:
TGAGGCTagttttctctttgaaaaattTCAGCATTTGGAGTGTTAGGTATGTgggttagaaaaaaaagaaataataggaATTAAGGGTTAGACTAGCTTCTGATGCACTGCAGATTCTGATGTAAGCAGTGTGGCTGGCAAGAATGAGAACATTAATCTTCAATGCAAACCTTACTCCAGTAACTCCAATCTCAGAGACTGGTGTTACCTGCAATGTAATGGCATAACTTGAGCTTTCCATTGTCAGCTTTGCCTTCCTGTAGCTGTGGTAACTGAAGGAGCTCTGCTCCCATTTTAGCTGTGTTCAGTTTGCCATGATATGCAGAAGCTGTTTAATGTCCTTGCCTGACAGCATTTTATAATTGAAAGCATTAAAATCCAGCTTATTGTACTGAACTTGCATGATTTAAGagtcctttcctcctttttactTCTTTGAAATGCGATTTGGGAGGTGCTATATGATGCTTTCTCTCTGCTGAATACTGAAGAGGTGGTAACAGCTGTGGCAGGAGTGCCCTGCTATTCTTTCTGTTTGTGGGATTCCTCTATGTGGGCTGAATGTAAAGGCTGTAGAGTATGTTTTCATTGATATTGATATAATTCTTCTCTGAGAGTTTGGAACATCAGCTCTATTCAgaagagtaattttaaataaacctGCTGAATAAAATGAACACTTGAGGTGGCTCAGTATTGTTTCCTGCAAAGTCTGGGATCTTCTCCACAGACATGGAAACATTCAAGAACTGTTAATACTTTCTAAAGGAGTAAAGAACAACTACACCAGGAAACCCCTTTGAACTCTGTGCCCTTAAGAAATCTGTAGCAAACTAGAAAGTGGTGTTTCCAGCAAGGGAAACCTTCTGTCTTTGAAATCTGATAACCTGGTCCAAAGTGGCTTTCCTCCACCTATCTGACACGGCATACCTGTGCATATCTGAAGAGTCTTTTgtccatctttcttctttttgactGTCTTTCCTGTTTCCTCTCTGAATCCTTGCTGTGAAGGAGTGGCAGTGGCATAGATGGTATAAGAATAGGAATTACTGCAACAGAGAATGGGAGGTTTTGTTCCACATCTCgaactgaagaataaaaatgaaatcaccTGAGATATAAAGTGTTTACTGTATTGGGGGCCAGTAACAAAGGACAGTTACTTCTTGAATTTTTCTGCCTGATTGCTTTTATAAATATACCTCTCAGTAAGAAAATGGAAGACAGTAGTAAGGCTATTTAgtgcaaaattaattattttttttaagatatttttaatcttttgagaAGATTGATGGAATTGACTTAAAGAAGATAAGGAATCAAatctccctttttcctttgttaaagGGATACCAGTGGAGCTCTGCCTGCAAGCTACCAGTCCTTCAATGTATTCATATTTGAGAGGTCTTTTGTCAGATTTCATGTCCCAAGGCACATCTTGCCTTAAGTCAGTGTATGAGCCTTACTTTGATGTCAATGGGAATTTTAATGTCTATTTAAAGGtagaaggtttttttttattttgatggtgttgagagaaaaaaatgtgtatactTACTTGACTTTCAGTGCAGGGTCTCAATTGTCACATTACACAAAATGAGGAGAGTTAGTTTGAGCATGGACACCTGTGACCTGGGGGAGGGTGGGTTTTGCTGAAGTGCTGTCTACATCCTTAGTTGGTGTTTGAGTTTTACTAGTACTACTAGCAAGTCTCTACTGTTCACGGTCTGTGGAAAACAGACCAGTCGTGTGCTGGGGCAGTAAAAAGTGATTGCATCTTATGCTGTGCTTAAACTAGAGGGCTGCAGTGTTTGAAAATTATGTTCTAGCAGTCTTAAGTATTGAAGCTGTTCAGTACCTTTTTCTTAGTCATTCCCCTGTTTGGTCCACGGAAGTTGCTTCCTGTGAAAGGCTGGTACAAAGTATGAGAAATGAGGTTGTGGATTCATGATACGTGGTACTAGTTCATCATTATTTTCTGAGGACCTTTTCATATAAAAACATGGGATTGTGACACTTCAGTTTCTGCCATGTAAACATACTAGAACAGAGTGTTAGCCAGTAACTTTTCTAAATGACTTCTGGCCCTGTTTGCACTGAGATCAATTCTCCCTTTATGGCAGACTAGCAGTGTCTATTGTGTTTTTATCCTTGTATTGACAAAGCCTCTTCTCAGCCCAGGCAACATTCATATTAAGGTTTTCCTTTTCACCTGTTATTCTGACAGGTTCAATCCTGGCCCATATACAAAAGCGGAAGCACTTCAATGAACGAGAAGCTAGCAAAGTGGTGAGGGATATTGCCTCTGCTCTGGACTTTCTCCATACGAAAGGTAAGAGGAGGCTGTCTCCATCTTTACTAGTTGACATTGTACACTTCAGTTATGGAGCACATTTTATCTGTAAGTAGTCAGCCTTTGCTAACATTTCTGTTCACAGCAATGCCAGATGCCTTATGCTGTTTTCCTCTATGATATTATTTTCATAATATGGTAGCTTAAGTAATCAGCTATGTTAAGGTGATATAGCCTTTTGAAGAACAACAGTTAAATTGTCATCCAGGGAGAATTAGCATTAGGGTGGAATCAGTTTGCATGTTCTTGTTACCTAAGCCACCATGTAAAGGGAgctaacattctttttaatttcctcctcttccagGTCTACAGAGATGCTTTTCTGTATTTACCCAGAATTTCTGCTGGTTACAAGACCTCTTTGTAGTAGCTTTTGGTCTCCACATTTAGACCCCCACTGTTGAGTTGAGAGACCTACAAGTGAACCATAGTCCTTGTTTGAAGGTGTCCTCATTTCATTTGGGATTTGTTCAGATTTAAAAGCAATTCTATTTGTAGAGAGTTCTTTtatgttaaaatgttttttctgctgctttttctactTGGGaatactttttcatttcaaaatatctGTGTGCATTATGGTCATCTCAGATTATATGTTCGCGTTGAATGTGATAGATACCTTTAAAATCTTTCTTATGTCATGGTTATCTGGTCTTGCATAGATTAAGCAGCTTCAGTTAATGTTACGGTGACTACCTTTGAATAGAATGGCATGTAATTGGAGACTATGTTTATTGGTTATTTATTTTGATAAGTTTTCTCTCCATTTGTTTTGCCATTCTAATTAGCCAGGTAGATCTCAGCAGATCTGCGTTTGCTAATTGTTTAGTACTGGCCCCAGTTCAATAAATGCTTAATTGTAGGCTTTACTTGTAAATCACGGGACTGCTTATATGCTTGAGTTGGAATCACAGCACTGGTACCCTGATAGGTTGaacctattaaaaagaaaagtgtagCAGTGCATAGGGAGTTGAGAAAGTGGTAGAGGAATATGGATCTTGTCACATGTTGTGACTTTGTTATGAGAGGTTAATCTGAATGTGGAAACAAATTTGGCCTGGATTAATATTTTTGGTAATCTTCATAGACTGTCTATGTGATAATTTTTAAACCTGCAGAGAATGCACTCTGATACCTGTGTTTAGAAGATGTTGACTTTGAGATATGGGTCAAATAAGGAACAGGAAGCTTAGGCTGAACATGTAGAGAAATACTTATTTGATGTGTTAGGGGTATAGCAGGTTGCTTAACAGCTGATGGTCTAGGAGCACTGTTCAAGGAAGTTTAACATCGACTCGGCTAATATCTTTCTGTAGTTCTCTGTCAGCTTTTAGTTTTAATTCCCCTTTCCCCAAACAAGAAGGGAGTGATTTGTTAAAATGGCTTTAGAGCAGCAATCCACTTTCTTGTCATTTGCTGTGAATTGGTACGGTGGGGACATGGCTTGCAGAATCGACTACAACATCCCCTTTCATTTTATTGTTCTCTTTATGGTTCTTTCAtgtgatattaaaataattagtaaGTAGCATACAAAACACTGAAGTAAACAGGAAATTAAAGCAATTTTATTGCACAGTTTAGTGGTAAAGTGCTATAGctagatgctttaaaaaaaataaatttgaatgaGGACAACTAATTCTTTTGCCAGGAATAGTTTAAAACTCAGCTGGATGATACTACTGCCTTACACCCACTTGGGATGTATGTACTTTATTGCTAATAATCTGCTGGAGGAGTGTTTAAAGGCAGTTGTTTTCTTTGTACTTTGTGCAACTGCACAATAAAATGTTATATAATCAGACATTTCAAGTCAAACTACAATACAAAAAAGCGCTATTGGGTTTCACATTACAAGCCAACTGTTGGGGTATGGCTGGCCTTGCTGTAAATGTCAGCTCAGGCAATCTTGATGGATTCATTATGCCATCTTCCATGCTTAAGCAATGTGCACTGCATCACTAGGAAAGCTCTGATTCCTTTAGATTGGTGTTATGCTACGCTGCTAATGTTATATTTTAAGTCATGTCTTGTGGAGTGtgctgaaaaaaagacattagaaaCTCCTTTACCTAGAATTTGGTgggatattttctttctcatactcTGAAGTAGTATCAGGTGTGCTTGGAGTATAATTTTTAAGCAAGGCTAGTGTGCATTTAAATTACAGCCAAGTTGCTCATTTGATTTGAttattttgcttctcattttctgcattCCCATTATGTTTGATCATATTAAATGGAGAACTTTCAGAAATTGTGTGTTTAGGCATTTGAAGAACTGCTTTAACAGTGCAGAAGTACCTTTGCATATGAATTGCACGGATAGATAACCTTCTGATGCTTTCCTGTTGGATTTACCTATTCCAATAGCAGTTGAACAAATGAAGAAGCCCTTTGGTGGTTCTCCTGTACCTTTTCTTCAGCATCTCCAACCAAgccctttaatttttcttttgcttcagcAATGACTATGTACCTCACTgttacagggatgttttcatctgagaattcagggttttttttgggaAGAGTGTCTCAAGTATTGTCTGTGCTAGTAGGAGTTCAGCAAACCACTAGTTGATCCATCTGGAAAGAAGGACCTTACTGTAGAaggcacaaaaatattttgactaaACTGTGTACACAAGTAAACTTTCCTACAGGTCAGTCATCTTAATAAGCTGattttaattaacataattaatTTGGCTAAGCCAAAAAGTTCCAGTGTTAGCAGGTTCTTGTTTGCTTGACTGACTCTCATGGACATTTAAGGATGATAAAGGTATAGCAGGATGCAACAGTGACTTTTAGCAAATACGCTTTGCAATTAAATTATTTGCAGTATCATTAAGGGGGGTTGCGTAGCAAACTCGGGCCTAGAATATTTCCCAGGCCACCTTCTAATAGAGAgaagtaatgagaaataaaacaggagAGTATCTTCTCTAATGAACATTTGTGCTCTTATTTAGGTATTGCTCACAGAGACCTGAAGCCTGAAAACATCCTGTGTGAATCTCCAGAAAAGGTGCTACTCTGGTCTCTTAACGTTCTGTATAACTTAGTTTCCAAAAACAGTCCTTGTGTTCTGCCTCTTCTCTTCTTGAAAACTTTTGAACCCATTAGTGAACTTCAACTAAATTTAACAAAACTGAAGCCTGAAAGAGACTAAATTCTTCTTTGAGCTGTAGAAATGTGAGCATCTGACTAAGATAAAAAGCTAACTGTTCTTAGGCAGGGCGTGGCAATTACAATTTAGCACCTCATCTGTTCCGAGGCAGTACCCAGATGGACAAGCAGTATTTACAGGCCAGCTGGTCACATCACGTATAGTTCCCAGAGTGCCCTGATGTATACTGGTGCTTGCCCagccagatttaaaaaataatgcaatagGGGCAGATGCTGGTGGCATGGGATCAACTGGGACAGAGGAGGCAAATGCAAGGAGTGGAATATAGCTGTAAGAGACTGGATTTCACTAGTCCTGCTGCTAGAACAACTTGTGTTCTGTCCTGGGGTTTTCCACGTGGTGCTGTATTCATATATATTGCATTAATCACAGTCTTCCGGACCTCTTATTGTTTTGTCCTTGTTTTTAGGTATCACCAGTAAAAATATGTGACTTTGATCTTGGTAGCGGGGTGAAGCTGAACAGTGCGTGCACTCCTATAACTACTCCGGAATTAACAACGCCGGTAAGAGACATACTGTGGCTTCATGCTCTTTCTATTCTACCATAAAACAATTTTTATCTGCAGAGGAGAGCTTCAAAGGGCTTACAGCAACTACACCCAGTGGTGGGTGGTTCATTTAAAGCAGGTGTATGTGTGATAAATACTGTCCTGGGTTCCCAGTCACAGAACAAATATACAAAAGCACAGGAGCTCACTGTGTTAATTCTCCTTTTGGCCAGAAAGTAACACATGGATCCTGTTCATCTCTTCCTCCATCAAATGAGGAATCTTTTTGTGGGGGTGTTTTATGTGCTTATGGACTGAGTTTGAACCTTAGTTTTGCGTTCATTTCCCCGTGTTTGAGTTCTGTGCCTAAGACCTGTGAGCTAAAGGGAATGCAAGCTCTGTAATCACGTGTGGCTTTATAATACACATTCATTTGAAAAACTACAGTGCTATGCTTTTGGACttactgtgaaagaaaaatgtgacagTTTTGCAGGAGTCCGTTATAGAAATGACCTCCCATTGTATAGTTGTTTACTTTCTGAAAAGCCTGATAACTAATGGATAAGATTTAAAAACCTGAAatgtataaattaatattttgaccCTGTATAAAGGATCATAGATTCATATGGAACAGCTTATGATCCTGCTAAAGAACAGTAGGAACTCTTTTGCCTTCTGTTAGGTCTCTGTAGTCCTTACACCTgaaatgtgttcattttttcaTGTGCAGTACACTCACAAAATGTTTCAAAGCTCTTGGCGACTCCATTTAACCTTTGAGGGATGCAGCAGTTGCAATTTGGCTTAACAAAATGAGACCTGCAGTGAAAGCCAGCAGTAAACTTCAGTAGTCCCTGATGCCTGGTCCTGCTTTTAGACCAAGCTGCCTACTATAAAGAGAGGAGAACGATAAACCCGAGTCTTGTATGGATTTGACCCTCCTTTTGAAAACTTAAGCTTGAATTCGGTTTCCTAGTGTGGGTCTGCAGAATACATGGCACCAGAAGTGGTTGAAGTCTTCACAGAGGAGGCCACGTTCTATGATAAGCGGTGTGATCTTTGGAGCCTGGGAGTGATTCTGTACATCATGCTCAGCGGTTACCCCCCTTTTGTGGGCAACTGTGGCACAGACTGTGGCTGGGACAGAGGAGAAGTCTGCAGAGTTTGCCAGGTAAATGCACGTGTCCTGAGCATATGTAGGAGACTAGTTTGCTTCATGAACTTAGGGTGTAAGACTTGCCATAATGCCAGCAGTGACGAGCTGTGTTTGTAACCCAACCAGTTATCTAGGAGGATAAGCTGTGACTGAGAAGTGAGGGTGGTAATAGAAAAGTTGAGTGATGATATCCCTTTCTAAAGTAAGGTTTGGCAACTGCCACCGCCTCCTGATGTGAGATCTCAGAgcttctcctcatcctctcccccaccccacaatCCTCCTGTATTCTGTAATTCTTGATCTGGTTTATGGTAGTTGCCACAATTCCTCAGGTGAAAGTTGAGCCCCAGGAGAGTCTTCATGCAGGGCctgcttttattctttctaaaaACTGAGTACGTTGGTTACACTGTTACAGGGTAGGGAGGAAGGTGTTCTCGGCAGACAGTGTATCATGTCCATCTTAGGACGTACTGAATCACTGTGTGGAGCTGCCTGTCACTGTCCATTGACTCCATAAGGACACTGGATGGTTTCAGTTGTCATCCACCACATTAGGTGGATAAAATTGAGTGAGGGGAATGTCACTTGGGAAGTCTTCTGGTTGCACTCTAGTTGctatttaaattaaagaaattttCCTTTACTAGAACAAGCTTTTTGAGAGCATTCAGGAAGGCAAGTATGAATTTCCTGACAAGGATTGGTCGCATATATCCTCTGAGGCCAAAGATCTCATCTCAAAGTTGCTGGTTCGTGACACCAAAGAACGACTTAGTGCTGCTCAAGTTTTGCAACATTCATGGGTTCAAGGAGTATGTATCCCCCTTTATATTTTTTAAGTGTTATTCTTCTTCCAGAATGACAAACAAGCTGTTCCCTGTCTCTGAACTTTTAATAGTCATTGTGTGTTTTAGTGCTCTTATATTGATTAATTAAATTATACATAGTGGCTTTATTCTTTCTGGAGCTCTGTGTGGTAAATATTTGGATGAATCTGCCAAGCTTGAagtgttgggttgggtttttttaattattgctttatGCATTTTAAATGGCTTTCTTGTGAATACCAAGCACTGCAGTACACGAATTATGATGTTACTCTTTATTACAGTAATGCAGAATGCTGGTAGATAGAGTTTTAAAAGAACAGCAGTGTCCTTTTTTGCTTTAGTTCCCAGTTCAGGATAGAAGGGATAGACTCTAGAGAGCTTCCAAAGCGTTAGTCTTATACCTGCAAACTGTGGTGGTATCTTGTGAGGGGAGACAGATTATGAAATGTGATTTGTAAACCCACAGTGAATTAGTTTATATGCAATATCCATTAGTTGTAAAGATTTGGGGGAGTCACCTGTTTTTTATTACTCTCTTTTGGGAAAGCATGGTTCCCAGCTGCTAATACATAACTAACTTTTCTTAACTGCTTCTTCTAGCAGGCTCCTGAAAGGGGATTACCTACCCCTCAAGTTCTTCAAAGgtaactttttttaatgtctgtaaacTTGGCCAAGAATTATTACTGAAAGAATGGGGAGAGATAGGAGGTGACAAATCAGTGGGTAAGATCCCTGGTTGAGAGTGGAACTTCATAAATGTGCAGCATTAATTTTAAGAACATCAGAAATATTAAagctctgatttttctttatgATCTAATCTTGCATGTTTGTGGGAAAGGCATTGGAGATAATTCCTGCAGTGCTAATCTTAGACAGGAAATAATGATGGTTTTGGCAGTTCCCTGCCCAGGAGGGGAAGAAAGGCATAAAGGCGTGCATTATCCAAAGAGACTACTTTCTGATGGGTGAATAATCATCATGTACACATGAATCTGACTTCCATTGCAGTTGATGGTAATCACAGTATCAATTTAACTGTGAACAGGGCAAGCCTCATTTAAAGTGAGTTGATGGCAGATTCTGTATGCCAGAGAGCCTGAGTCACACATCTCCCTCTATTTCCATGTCTGCCACTGGCAATTCCAGGTGGTTCTTCCCATCAGAAATGCATTTCCTTAAGCTGGACGTGCAATTATAGTGGGATTGCAGTTCTCTGAGGAAAGACAACAGTATTGCCCCATGTGTCCATCCTTTTACAACATGTAGAAATTAAGCATGTCATCTCAGGTGGCTTCCTGGGTTTACATTGGAAGTCCTTGGCAGAACGAGGACTAGAACTGTGGCTGTTTCCAAAATCCCAGAGTGTTTTTCTTATGTATGACTGGTCCTCGCAGTGAGGAGAGATGCGGGTATTGACTGGTCATTTTGCCTGCTGGGTCGATGTTTTGATAGGAGAAATAAAACTGCCTGGAAATATCTATTCTGCTGTGAGGGTAACCAGGTGAAGTGACTCTTTGTGTGTGTTGTAactgctttctccttttcccttgaAAGGAACAGTAGCACAAAAGACCTGACGCTATTTGCTGCTGAGGCTATAGCCCTTAACCGCCAGTTGTCTCAACACGAGAATGAACTCAGCGCAGAGCAGGAGAacgttgcccatgctgtgtgctcCATGAAGCTTTCTCCTCCGTCCAAGTCCCGCCTCGCCAAGCGCAGAGCAATGACGCATGCCACCAAAAACAGTGACTTTCAGCCAGTTCCCCATAAagctttttaaacttctttcctGCTATGGATTGGCAAGATCAGCCTGTGTTCTTATGTGGATTTTCAGTGCTGATAAAAGCTTCTCTGCTTCTGACAGTTTGATTAGAAGCTTGCTCTTGTGATGTGACTTGTAACTTTAAGGGGACAgctttttatgaaaatgttttttgcttGTCAGATTTGGTGCATTAAGATAATTTAACTGATCTTTTTAAACTGGAGAAGATGGGTTTGCTGCTGTATTAGCTGAGGTGATAAATCACTAagctttccttattttcttcttagAAGAGCATGCTTTAAAATGTGAACtggaaaatatcaggaaaaaaagcttgctttctttgcCCAGCAGAGCATCATGTCTCTCCCTGCCTGTGGCTGCTCTCCTTGATGGCACATCTTGCAAGGTGCTGCTGCTAGTGTGAGCAGCAGGGACTGTTTTTAACCAACAGTGCCCTTCTCTCTTCTGTAGACTCAGGAAACGAAGATGATGACTGGGTCCATTACCTTCATTGGGCTTAAATTGTATGAGGATGATAGTGTAAAGGTGTAAGGATCACTCAGGCTTGTAGAGATGAAGAGGACCGGGTTACTTTTTTATCCTGTTGGTAGTTTATGTGTCAGCATGTGGGATGAAAGCTGGGGGTGTGTTATTTCTTTATCTGACATCTTTTTGTTCATAACTAAAATGTAGTCCATATGATCTCttttttaattgggttttttttggtgtccCATATGTCCCCTTCTCTGGCAGTTGCATTCTTAAGTCTGATAACCACAGTATGTAACAGACCATTTATATAAACAGTTTATATTTAgtatctgtttttttctaaattaatgcTATCCTTAGTTATACCTTCCATGCTGTAAACTCATATTTCTCCAAGTCCTTTTTTGTGTGTTATCTGAACTTCTTAATGTGAATGGACAGGCTTTGGTGAATTTTGGTGTGTGAATAATTTAGGATTATCAAATGCAGAGGTACGTCTGTACAAACATGGTGCTGCAGCTGTTGCATTCTGCCTCCTGCAGTGATCTCAGGCTGGGTGTCTAGATTTTCGCTTCCAGTTTTAATACTGTGGTGCACTGGGGGTAAGGAGTAGCTTGGAAGGGTACTGGCTGAAAAGCTGAAGATTTTGAGTGACCAAGGTGAGGTGTCCATGAAGAAGGACACGGATGTTGAGCACTTTCTGAAACATAAGCTGTGAAAATAGGGCCACTAAGATGCCCAACATGATGCACCTTTAAACTTACCAGCCATTTCTGAAACCCTTTTGCCAGGGCATTGTGTGCAGggtggagagggggaggaggcggcCCCCAGGTGCCAGCACAAAACCCTCCCAAGCAGAATGAGAAGGAATAAAGTAGCAGATCCAACAAGTGCTTGGAAGTTGAAAGGTCAAAGCTGAATGTCCTTGCATGGCCTATTCAGAGCGGTTTTACATTCTCTTTTAGCAGTGTGCATACAGCTATTTTTATACAACATGCTGTATTTTGTGACTAATATTAAAGTTgttatttaaaagattttatacATGGTGCCAGTGGACGGATTATGAcatgtattttgctttgtttttattaaaatgctttaagTTATGGATTTAACACATGTAGcagttctgtgtggttttttcttcttgatttttggTGATGTAGAAAAATAGAGAATTGGTTACTTCCTTACTTCTCTGTGTGACATTGGATTTAAGACAACTGAAGTCTGAAGACTAAGCATACCTCCCTCTTCTATTGCTCTATCAGTCTCTGGAGGCTCCTGCGATCTCAGCTTTCTCGAGGTAGAATGAAGATATGACTGCACAGAGAGGGCTGGAAGGGATCCTGTGATCCTTTTGACCTTCATAAGAAATCAGGTAACAGGGCCATTGGGTTCAGGAACTTACCTGCATTGTTACATTTCATGTTCTTCCCTTTGATTTGTGCATGAAGCCAAAATCCTGAAGCTTGGCCAGGAGTGGTGGTGCAGTGCAAAATACTCCTCTTGGATGGAGACCTGAAGCCTTTCAGACTCCAGAAATCATTAGCATGGAAGTGTGAAAAGGGGCCATTAACGGTGCTGCTTGCCTAGAGACCACAGGGTCTGTTGGATTTGTTCAAGGGTTGGTAAGCGTCCCTTCACAGACTTTGCTCTGCACCTCCTGCCTTTTCCTGGTGGTAGAGGTAGCTCCCAGAGAGTGAGTTAGTGGAGTGAAGACCAAAGCTGCTCTTCCTGTGTTCTTGGGTGAACTATTGGTCTGGACAGTCAGTCCTTTCCTCCTGTGTTCTTGGGTGAACTATTGGTCTGGACAGTCAGTCCTTTCCTCCTGTGTTCTTGGGTGAACTATTGGTCTGGACAGTCAgtcctttcctccctctgtccAAAAACCCAGCATGGAAAGTGAATCCAATGCATGTGTCATCTGCACAGCGAGGAAGAAGCTGGCTTGCTAGTcggcttttttttctctttacaaaagAGAGCTTGGGAGGAGAGAgtgaaatgtctgaagaaaactGTAGTTCAGGGATATTCATGCCATTACCTTTGGCTAGTGGAACTGCTGTCTAGGCAAGCAGCTCCTCTGGGCTTGAAGCCTCCTCCTGCATGAGGAGAACACTTTAGTAGTTGGATGTGTGCATTGCAAAGGATTTTAAGCAGTGGTGTGTGAAACATTGGAAGTGCCCAGCAGGACTGGCACTAAGCGGTTAAACTTTGGTGGTTATGATGAGCCTTTCACCTGATGGCTCAGGGCCCCTCTGGCTCTTGTGGTGCTCCCAGCTGCCTGGAGgatgctgccagcagctgcctctgtgTGACCTGTGTTAGAGCATCCTTGCTCCCCACTGGTACATACTTGCAAACTCATCTGTTCAGGACTTGAAGGTACGATGTTGGGCTTTTCACTGCAGAGCTAAAATCTGGACATGctctccttctgcaggacagtAGCCTCTGGCAGAGCGGAAGGCAAGCAGCAGGTAGCAGTAGATGCCAGACCTGTGTAATGCTGTGAACTGAGAAAACCTCCCCAGTCAGGGAAGAGGGGTTGATTTAAGCCAATTGTTCTGCTCTCAGCTGTAGTCTAGTTTTGACTGCCTCttgcagagtaatttttaaagtttctttggAGGTCTCTGGCTAACAGCTTATAATAGAGTTTGGGTGGGGAAAGTTGTTTTGCTGGAGAGGCGGGTTGCAGCACTCCCCATTGCTGTGAGGCTTGTGCCTGGCATAATCAGATCAGTCCATCTGTGACAGACAATGGTGGGTTTTAGTTCCTTTTCCAGTTCCTGAACAGAGCAGGGATCCCAAACCAGGTG
This window contains:
- the MKNK1 gene encoding MAP kinase-interacting serine/threonine-protein kinase 1 isoform X2 translates to MPSRCWMEERQNTLAELNLFHCSSKEMVSSQALPIADSGKRKKKKRTRATDHVPGKFEDLYKLTAELLGEGAYAKVQGAVSLQTGKEYAVKIIEKNAGHSRSRVFREIETLYQCQGNKNILELIEFFEDDTRYYLVFEKLRGGSILAHIQKRKHFNEREASKVVRDIASALDFLHTKGIAHRDLKPENILCESPEKVSPVKICDFDLGSGVKLNSACTPITTPELTTPCGSAEYMAPEVVEVFTEEATFYDKRCDLWSLGVILYIMLSGYPPFVGNCGTDCGWDRGEVCRVCQNKLFESIQEGKYEFPDKDWSHISSEAKDLISKLLVRDTKERLSAAQVLQHSWVQGAPERGLPTPQVLQRNSSTKDLTLFAAEAIALNRQLSQHENELSAEQENVAHAVCSMKLSPPSKSRLAKRRAMTHATKNSDFQPVPHKAF
- the MKNK1 gene encoding MAP kinase-interacting serine/threonine-protein kinase 1 isoform X1, which encodes MPSRCWMEERQNTLAELNLFHCSSKEMVSSQALPIADSGKRKKKKRTRATDHVPGKFEDLYKLTAELLGEGAYAKVQGAVSLQTGKEYAVKIIEKNAGHSRSRVFREIETLYQCQGNKNILELIEFFEDDTRYYLVFEKLRGGSILAHIQKRKHFNEREASKVVRDIASALDFLHTKGIAHRDLKPENILCESPEKVSPVKICDFDLGSGVKLNSACTPITTPELTTPCGSAEYMAPEVVEVFTEEATFYDKRCDLWSLGVILYIMLSGYPPFVGNCGTDCGWDRGEVCRVCQNKLFESIQEGKYEFPDKDWSHISSEAKDLISKLLVRDTKERLSAAQVLQHSWVQGQAPERGLPTPQVLQRNSSTKDLTLFAAEAIALNRQLSQHENELSAEQENVAHAVCSMKLSPPSKSRLAKRRAMTHATKNSDFQPVPHKAF
- the MKNK1 gene encoding MAP kinase-interacting serine/threonine-protein kinase 1 isoform X3 yields the protein MFCHTEMVSSQALPIADSGKRKKKKRTRATDHVPGKFEDLYKLTAELLGEGAYAKVQGAVSLQTGKEYAVKIIEKNAGHSRSRVFREIETLYQCQGNKNILELIEFFEDDTRYYLVFEKLRGGSILAHIQKRKHFNEREASKVVRDIASALDFLHTKGIAHRDLKPENILCESPEKVSPVKICDFDLGSGVKLNSACTPITTPELTTPCGSAEYMAPEVVEVFTEEATFYDKRCDLWSLGVILYIMLSGYPPFVGNCGTDCGWDRGEVCRVCQNKLFESIQEGKYEFPDKDWSHISSEAKDLISKLLVRDTKERLSAAQVLQHSWVQGQAPERGLPTPQVLQRNSSTKDLTLFAAEAIALNRQLSQHENELSAEQENVAHAVCSMKLSPPSKSRLAKRRAMTHATKNSDFQPVPHKAF
- the MKNK1 gene encoding MAP kinase-interacting serine/threonine-protein kinase 1 isoform X5, with translation MPSRCWMEERQNTLAELNLFHCSSKDLYKLTAELLGEGAYAKVQGAVSLQTGKEYAVKIIEKNAGHSRSRVFREIETLYQCQGNKNILELIEFFEDDTRYYLVFEKLRGGSILAHIQKRKHFNEREASKVVRDIASALDFLHTKGIAHRDLKPENILCESPEKVSPVKICDFDLGSGVKLNSACTPITTPELTTPCGSAEYMAPEVVEVFTEEATFYDKRCDLWSLGVILYIMLSGYPPFVGNCGTDCGWDRGEVCRVCQNKLFESIQEGKYEFPDKDWSHISSEAKDLISKLLVRDTKERLSAAQVLQHSWVQGQAPERGLPTPQVLQRNSSTKDLTLFAAEAIALNRQLSQHENELSAEQENVAHAVCSMKLSPPSKSRLAKRRAMTHATKNSDFQPVPHKAF
- the MKNK1 gene encoding MAP kinase-interacting serine/threonine-protein kinase 1 isoform X4; this encodes MVSSQALPIADSGKRKKKKRTRATDHVPGKFEDLYKLTAELLGEGAYAKVQGAVSLQTGKEYAVKIIEKNAGHSRSRVFREIETLYQCQGNKNILELIEFFEDDTRYYLVFEKLRGGSILAHIQKRKHFNEREASKVVRDIASALDFLHTKGIAHRDLKPENILCESPEKVSPVKICDFDLGSGVKLNSACTPITTPELTTPCGSAEYMAPEVVEVFTEEATFYDKRCDLWSLGVILYIMLSGYPPFVGNCGTDCGWDRGEVCRVCQNKLFESIQEGKYEFPDKDWSHISSEAKDLISKLLVRDTKERLSAAQVLQHSWVQGQAPERGLPTPQVLQRNSSTKDLTLFAAEAIALNRQLSQHENELSAEQENVAHAVCSMKLSPPSKSRLAKRRAMTHATKNSDFQPVPHKAF